From one Syntrophorhabdaceae bacterium genomic stretch:
- the cysE gene encoding serine O-acetyltransferase, with the protein MFRGLRREIQSIFERDPAARSVLEVLFCYPGFHAIFFYRIAHWCWKRKLYFMGRFLSHVGRFFTGIEIHPGAKIGKRFFIDHGMGVVVGETAEIGDNVLLYHGVTLGGTSWKKVKRHPTVGSNVVVGAGAKILGPITIGDNTRIGANSVVVNDVPPNSIVVGIPGKVVFRVEGEKRIKMDEAFMPDPQSAALTTLLERVRRLENKLGNGNGDDKQNNKDAAPIRDGMFP; encoded by the coding sequence GAGGCCTCAGGCGGGAGATTCAATCTATATTTGAGCGCGATCCGGCAGCGAGGAGTGTGCTGGAAGTGCTTTTCTGCTATCCCGGTTTTCATGCTATCTTTTTTTACCGGATCGCCCACTGGTGCTGGAAACGGAAGCTATACTTCATGGGACGGTTTCTGTCTCATGTAGGGAGGTTCTTCACAGGCATAGAAATACATCCTGGCGCCAAAATAGGCAAGCGTTTCTTTATCGATCACGGCATGGGGGTTGTAGTCGGCGAAACCGCGGAAATAGGGGACAACGTGCTTTTATACCACGGCGTGACATTGGGCGGGACATCCTGGAAGAAGGTGAAGAGGCACCCCACCGTGGGTAGTAATGTCGTCGTCGGGGCGGGGGCAAAGATCTTAGGTCCCATCACCATCGGCGACAACACGCGAATCGGCGCCAATTCGGTTGTGGTCAATGACGTGCCGCCCAATTCGATTGTGGTGGGCATTCCCGGCAAAGTTGTCTTCAGGGTAGAAGGAGAAAAACGGATCAAAATGGATGAGGCCTTTATGCCCGATCCCCAGTCTGCTGCCCTAACGACGCTCCTCGAAAGGGTGAGGAGGCTCGAGAATAAACTCGGCAATGGTAATGGAGAC